TGGTACGCTCAAAGTCAAACAGTGCTTCTTGAAGCTGCGAATCAATCACAGTGCGATCAGAGACCACCACCACGGTATCAAAGATTTTTTTGGCCTGGGCATCATGCAGTTCCGCCAAAAAGTGGGCCGTCCAGGCAATGCTGTTCGTTTTGCCCGAGCCCGCCGAATGTTGGACGAGATATTTATTGCCCGGCCCATCTTTGAGCACGGCCGCCTGTAGCTTGCGCGTTACGTCGAGCTGATGATACCGGGGGAAGATGATCTTGGTGATCTGCTTCTTTTTGTCGCGCTGGGCAATGAGGTAACGGCCCAGGATTTCCAGCCAGCTTTCCCGCTGCCACACCTGTTCCCAGAGATACGCGGTACGATGGCCACCAGTAGGGTTTACGGGATTGCCCGCCCCACCGTTGTCACCCTGGTTAAACGGCAGAAAGCTGGTCTCTGCCCCATCCAGCCTGGTCACCATGTGTACCTCACTGTTGCTGACGGCAAAATGGACCAGAGCGCCGTTGGGAAAGCTTAACAGTGGTTCGGGTGCCTGGCCCTTCGGCTTGGGGTTGCGATCAAAGCGGTACTGGTCAATGGCATCCCCGATACTTTGCGTGAAATCGGTCTTCAGCTCCGTGGTGGCAACAGGCAGACCATTGAGGAACAGCACCAGATCAATGCTGTTTTCGTTGTGCAGGGAATAATGCACCTGCCGGACGATGCGCAACTGGTTAGCAGCGTAACGTGCTAGTATATCGGCATTGATGGCGAGGGCCGGCTTAAACTGGGCCATGAGCAACGGTTGTTTGAGGCCCAGCAGTTCAATACCGTGCCGCAATACATCCAGGGTACCGCGCTGATCAAGCTGATCGCGTAGCCTGGCCAGCAACGTCTCACCCGCTTTTGCACCGTGGTTTTTGACGAGAACATCCCACGCCTTCGGTTGCGTCGCCTGTACCCAAGCCAGCACATCGGCCGGATATAATGCGCGTGCCCGGTCGTAGTTTGCCGCATCGCCTTCGGCATACAACCAACCGTTAGCGCCGAGGTGTTGGCAAATCTCGGTCTCGAAATTGATTTCTTTGTGCAGGCTCATGGCACGGTTGGTGAGATTGAACTGATGTATTTTGCTCCAGCTCTGGTGATACCGTAGATTTGCGTAGAGTCACTCCCCCCTGGTTGTCGAGCAATCAGTCCACAATGCTCCAAAATATTAAGATCGTCTGGAAAGAAAATGGGGTCGGAAATAGTGAGTAGCTGACTGGTTTCCTCAAAAAACGCATGAATAGGATCGTCGCAGAACACAAAGGTCCTGCACTTTGAATTAACCAGTTCGCGTAGAACAGAGACGGCTTGATCTGAAAGGTTAGCATTGGGTAAAAGGGACTTGGAAAGAGATTGAAAGCCTTCCACCCGACTCAAAAACGTGGCAAGAGTGGTATTGATTGCATCAAGTTTTGAGATAGTCACAGCGTTGTCTTGCCGGAGCAAATTCACTACTTCTGTTTGGATTGCGGCCGTATTGCAGATTAGATTTTTGATATCTTCGTGGCGATGATGCTGCAACCACTCTATGAACTCCTGGTGCGCATCACTACCGAGGTTCTTTCGCTCTTGTGCGAACATTCCCAAAAGTTGAACGATTGTCGCGAGCGTATTGGCGGCTGTGAGTGGGTCCATTATCATTGTTTGGTTAGTGGTTGCGCACGTCAATCTGGCCAGTGACGGCAGCAGAGATCAATGCAGTCCGGCGTTCTTGCAGCAGGTCAATCTGATGTGATATTTCCACCAGGAGTTGCTTTTTGTGATGAACAGTTTTCGCCACTGCTTGTTGAATTTGGAGGTTAGGTAGCGGGATTCTCTCCTTAAGCAGTGCTGAAATATTCAATGGCCGATTTCTGCCGGCAGCCCCGCGTGCGTGTTCGTTAAGCAGAAAGTCGCCATGCCTGGTCAATAGCAGCGCGAATAGGTATTCTGTGATAGAAACTCCTGGCTTTCCTCTAAGGACTGGGTATCTATGCGAAACAACGCAGCCATTGTCATCTTCGGAGGCTAAAGCGACTGCACCTTCCCATGCAAATTGCCCACTAATGATGAGGTCTCCTGATTCAACCCAGAAGAAGTCAGAGTCTCCCATGTCGTCCTTCTCGCTGGCATCCTTGTGGAACAACCCCCTTCCTCTGTTGTAGAGGCCAATGCGCGTATACTCTTCCCCGTCTTGTTGGGTTACGGGCCGCGAAATGACCTCAGCTACAGATCCGAATCGTTGATGCTTGGTGTCTGGCATGTCAAATGACGACAAGACCAAAGCTTTTACTTTTTCCGTCAGCAGTTCCATCAACCGCTTTTGTTCCGCCACCAACTCATCAATCTTTGCGGTTTCACGGTCGAGGAAGGCGAGAATCTGCATCAGTTCGTCAGAAGGTGGAAGTGCGATCCGGATTGAACCGATGGTATCGGTATTCAAGTTGAGTTGAGTGCCCCATTTGCCGAGTCCTCCGTAACAAGTCCCGCCTTCAAAGATTCGATACAGAAATTGCGGGGCGATTTTTAACGTTGGAAAGTAAACAAAACCATCGTGGATGCATGCCTTGATTGCAGATAAACATGGTTTGCCCACAGTGCCTGCAATGCTGATAAACAATTCTCCGGGTGAAATTTTGACACTGAGTGAACTACCCAATTCGGAGAGTCGTTGAGTTGTTTCTTTCAGTACCCCATCGCAGGCAGAGACATCCGCAATCCGTACCCATGCAAACTCGCCTTCATCGTCGAAATACTTTGGATCGTCAATTGGCCTTGGCGACGCCCCACGCTTCACCGGCGATGTCCACTTGATCGAAATTACCGTCCAATGCTCCGGCACTTGACCCAGCCATTCCACCCCGCTGTCCTTGTATTTTGGGTAGCGCGGGAAGCTCATGGGCAAGAGGTAGGCGTTGAGGACTGGGAACTCAAGGACCACAACGGCTGCGATTTCCAGTTTGGTGGGGCACCCATGACACTTGTGTAAACATTCTGTGTTTCAATGAGTTCGGTGAGTTTTCGCCGCCAATGATGGTTGGGTGAAATCTGATCCATGAAGTGCAGCAGCATTAAGAGAGCATTATAGATACCTTTGCAGCCAGTTTGCATTTGGGTTGCCAAAGCTGCCGGACGTTGCGGCAAGGTGACGGACAGCGGAAACTGTCGATCCCAGAGCCGGCCATGGTGTGCGCAAACATTTCGAATGAGTGTCAAACGGTGCAGCCAGGAGGCAAAAACCCGTTCATCCAAGCCGTAAGTGGAGGCGATGGCTCTGCGCGTGGGCATGGGCTTTAGATTGGCATACCAGCGTGAAAGCAGGCCAAGCGACATGACTTCACATACCGCCCAAACCGGCGGCAACTGCTCCTGATACTTGCTGGTAAAATGCCGGATGAAAATTTCATCAGAACGCTCAACTTCCGCCGTGAGCAAGGCGATGTTTTTCTGCCAATGGTCCGAGCGGTAGGCCAGTTGGGGATTAAGGTGCCCATGTGGGCCGTGGCGATGCCCAATCTGGCTGGCCCACTGGGTTCGTACTGAGACCTCAACGCGTTCCAGCGCATCCATCGTAAGCAGGCGAAGCTCGCGATCAAAAACGTAAAGCGCCAGCACTTGCTGGAAACTTGTGCCCGGACGAAAGGTGTGAGTGGCATGGGTCTGCTCAAAAGGCAGCCAATAGGCGCTGAGGCGGTAATAGTTCAGGTGCTTGAGATAAAAAGCAGCTTCTGCTTCATCTTCAATCAACATTCCGCGTTGACGAAGCAGGGCAACCTGCTGCAGGCAGGTGGTGGCCGGTTTCACATAAAACACCTTGCTCATGTCGTTCTCCCAAATGTGTCAGCCACAAAAAAAAGACCCACCGGTTTGAGGATACGCTTGCGCGCATAGCCTTGGCAGGTTCGATTAGAGACACTATGGCTTCTGATCGTGTGGGTGGCAAGAAATTTATGTAAAAAACGACACAACAGCCTGAGATTAAGACCCAGGCCCAAAGCCCCCCAACCCCAACGGGGTTGTGCCTTGGTGGTCGCACCTGAACCGAAGACTGGCAAACCGACACAACCCCGTTGGGGTTGACTGGGAACGGCACGGATTTCCCAGGATAGGCGCTCGTACCTCCCGCTGCTGGGCTGGAGGACACAACGCCGTTGGCGTAGGGGACTATGCTCCGGGGCCTTGGCCAGCCAAAGCTTGATGGGCTCCGCTTTGGGGCTGGGAACGCTTTGCACCAGACGCAGCAGGGTTTCCGCAGTGGCCACTTCGGTTTGGTAGAATTTACCGTCGGCGGCGGGTAATTTCAGTTGGTTACAATTTGTAACCAACTGACTACCTTCCTTGTTGAGACGGTGTTTGAGGACTTTCCAGTAGTTCTGTGCAGCCTTGTAATCCGGCTGCTGCGTCAGCACCCGGATAATATCCACGACGGAAAACCACCAGGTCTCGGTTTTATCGTCGTAAACCCGGCGGATTCCGTGGCCTTCAAAAATGGCGAGATCGTTTTTCATGGCAGCAGGAATAGGTTGCATTGGTTTGGTGAAATTTTCAACCGGTAACGATATGTTACCGATTGGTTGGGGCGGAACGCAGAAACAATCAGTTGGTGACAATTTGTCACCAACTGGCGGGCGGGGCTGAGTTTGGGTGCGGACGAGTTCATTTCGTCAGCCCTCCGATCATAGTCAAGATACGGTCAGTACAGGCCTTCAACTCCGCATCAATCACGTTCAACGGGCGTGGTGGTTGGAAGACATAGAAGTGCCGGTTCAAGGGGATTTCGTAGCCAACCTGGGTCTTCTCATGATCAATCCACGCATCCGGCGCATGGGGCAGCACCTCGCGTTTGAAGTAGGTCTCCACGTCTTCACTGAGCGGCACGTTCTCGGTATCGCGCAAACTGGCATCGGGCATGGGCTTGCCTTTGGCTTTTCCCTTGATGCTGAGAACGATCTTACCTTTGGCATCGCGCTCAGGACGTTCAACGGTGATGGTGCGATAACCAAAGTCCTCATTCTTGAAGATACGGCTGATGGGTACGCCGTCCTTGGTGACCTTCTTGAAATTGCCGAAGATCCGGGTGATCTCCTCAATGTGTTCGGGGCTGAGTTCCTTGCGTTTGCTTCCCAAACTTTTGCGCATCTTCTGCCAAAAGTTGCTGGCATCAATCAACTGCACCTTGCCCTTGCGTTCGGCTGACTTGCGGTTGCTGACGATCCAGATATAGGTGCTGATGCCGGTGTTGTAGAACATGTCGGTAGGCAGCGCAATGATGGCCTCGACCAAATCATTCTCCAGGACATAGCGCCGGATCTCACTTTCACCGGAGCCAGCCCCACCCGTGAACAGTGGCGAACCATTCAATACGATCCCAAACCGACTACCGCCATCCGTAGCCGGGCGCATCTTGGAAATCAGATGCAGGAGGAATAACAGCGAACCATCACTGACGCGGGGCAGGCCAGGACCAAACCGGCCATTGAACCCCATCTGCGCATATTCCTTGCGAATGGCGTCTTCGATCTTCTTCCACTCCACGCCAAAGGGAGGATTGGAGAGCATATAATCGAAGAATTTACCGAGTAATCCATCGGCGGAGAGGGTGTTGCCCAGGATGATGTTGGCGATGTCCTGCCCCTTGATCAACATGTCCGCTTTGCAAATGGCATACGACTCGGGGTTCAGTTCCTGACCATACATCACGAGCCGGGCCTGGGGGTTCAGGCTGCTCAGGTGTTCGTCCGATACACTCAACATACCCCCCGTGCCAGCAGTAGGATCGTAAACGGAACGCACGACGCCCGGTTTGGTCAGGGCATCGTCGTCTTCAATAAACAGGAGGTTCACCATGAGCCGAATCGCATCGCGGGGGGTAAAGTGTTCGCCAGCGGTTTCGTTGGAAAGCTCGGCGAATTTGCGGATTAACTCTTCAAATACGGCCCCCATCTGCGCATTGCTTACCGTATCGGGGTGAAGGTCAATATTAGCGAACTTTTCCGTGACGAGGTACAGCAAACCAGCCTTGGCCAGTTTGTCTATCTGGGTATGGAACTCGAAGCACTCAAAAATATCGCGCACGGCTGGCGAGAAGGCTTGCAGGTAGGCCCGTAGGTTTTCGCCAATGTGATCCTGGTCGCCCATGAGCTTCTTCAAGTCCAGCGACGAGGTGTTGTAAAAAAGCTGCCCAGCCTTGCGCAATAGAAATGGTTCCGGGTTGACGCCTGCCTTGGTACGCTTATCCAATTCCGCCAGCACAGCGGTCTTGGTAGCCTCCAAAACACAGTCAAGGCGGCGCAGCACAGTAAAGGGCAGGATAACCTTGCCGTATTCAGACTGCTTGTAATCGCCGCGCAGGAGATCGGCTACGGACCAGATAAAGGATGAGAGGTTGGGATCGCTCATGGGGTAAAGGGAAAGATTGGGCTGGGCAGAACAGGGCATATCACCGCCGGACATTCGCGCGGATTTGACGTTGCTGCTTTAACCGATGACCTGCTTGCTGCCATACATTTTCACTGCCCGACCACCAATTTAAATGGTGCCTTGCCGGGTTAGTTACTTCGGCGATGACCTTAATGGGAGCGGGACAAGGCGGCAAGGAGAAGTTTAAAAGCCCGTTCAGGAATCTTCGTAGTGATGCGGTTCAAGCGCATAAATCAGGCCGGAGACTGGCGGCTGCAGGCTGGAGGCGGGCAAAAAAGAGCAGCCGGCGGGCGGCAGGCTGCGTGCCCGATTAACCACCTCTCACCCTTCAAAACAATCGCAATTCCAAATGGGGCGAATACCCCATTGCACCGGCTGTTTTTTTAGCTTATATTGATGCTGCCTGAGGGTTAGGAAAAGGCTGCTTGGAGCAGGCAGCCATAGCGGTGGCCCTAACCGTAGGTGTCAAAATAAACATGAAGCATACCGTCAAGCGACATCCTATCGGCAGGAGGCTATGAAGCGAGCGGCTGTCATCGCGGTTGTGGCGTGTCTTGTTGCCGCCGCATCCGTTTGCACGGCGGCGCAAGTGGGAGTGATTCACATCCAGGGGCCGATCGGGCCCGCCACTGCCAGCTACATCGCCCGCGCCCTTGACGTTTCCGGCGGGCGCAACGATGCCTGTCTCGTGATCGCGCTCGACACTCCGGGAGGACTGCTCGAATCCACCAAGGAGATCGTCCAGACCTTCTATTCCTCACGTGTGCCGACGGTGGTTTATGTTTCCCCCGAAGCCGCCACGGCGGGCAGTGCGGGGGTGTTCATCACCATGGCTGCGAATATTGCTGCGATGGCTCCGCACTCAAGCATCGGCGCTGCGCATCCGGTCGCGCTCGGCGGCCTGAGCGGTGGCAGCGAAGAAAAAATGGATGACGTGATGAGGAAGAAGATGGAGAATTATGCCTCCAGCTTCATCGAATCCATCGCCGACAAGCGCAAACGCAACGTCGGGTGGGCCAAATCCGCGGTGATGGAAAGCGCCGCCATTACCGCCGAAAAGGCACTGGAACTGAAAGTGATCGACTTCATTGCCACCGACTTGCCTGACCTGCTCAGGCAAATGGATGGACTCGCCATCGGGAAGGCATCGCTCGTCACGGCCGGGGCCAGCACGGTCGAGATTCCGATGTCGGTGCGGGAAAAGGTGTTTCAACGCATCTGGCGACCCGAGGTGATGTTTGCCCTCATGCTTGTCGTAATGTACGGAATCATTGGTGAGTTGAGCAGTCCGGGAGCGGTTTTGCCGGGCGTGGCCGGACTGATCGCATTGATTGTATTGCTCTACATGTCGTCCATCCTGCCCATGAATCTCGCAGGCCTGACGCTCATCGGGCTGGCCGTGGCGCTGTTCATCATTGACGTCTTTGCCCCCACGCACGGCGTGCTGACCGGTGGCGGCATCGTGGCGTTTTTCCTCGGCTCGCTCATGCTGTTCAATCACACGGCGCCCGGCTTTAAACTTTCCCTCGCCTACATCATTCCGGCCACGCTGCTCACGGCGGCGTTTTTCGTATTCATCGTGGGGGCCGGTTTGCGCGCGCAGTTCCGGCCCGCACTGACCGGCCAGGAAACCATGCTCGGTCGGACCGTGAACGCGCTTTCGCAAATTGACTCGCAGGGTGGCAAGGTGTTCATCGAAGGTGAACTTTGGAACGCCGTCAGCGACGACGTAATTGCAAAAGGTCAGCCCGTCGAAATTGCCGGCATCGAGGGGCTGACGTTGAAAGTGAAACCAAAAACCGGGTAACGTAACGGAGACAACTTATTATGAACGAACTAATCAATGCAGTCATGAAACTGGGACCGTGGGTGGTCGGCATCATTGTCGTGGCGGTGGTGGTGCTGCCGCAGTCAGTACGCATCCTGCGCGAATACGAACGCGGCGTTATTTTCCGCCTCGGCAAGTTGCAGGGGGCGAAAGGGCCGGGGCTGATCTTCCTCATCCCCATGATTGACAAGATGGTGAGGATGGACTTGCGCGTGGTGACCATTGACGTGCCCAAGCAGGAGGTGATGACCCGCGACAACGTGCCCGCCACGGTGGACGCGGTGATCTATTTCCGCGTCGTGGATCCGAACGCCGCCGTGGTGAAGGTGGAAAACTACTGGAAGGCGACTTCGCTCATCGGCCAGACGACCTTGCGCAGCGTGCTCGGCCAGTCGCCGCTGGACGACCTGCTCTCCCAACGCGATATCATCAACCAAAAGCTGCAGGAAATCATTGATAAGCAAACCGAGCCGTGGGGGATCAAAGTCACCGCCGTCGAAGTAAAAGAAGTCGCGTTGCCAGACAGCATGAAACGCGCGATGGCCAAACAAGCCGAAGCCGAACGCGAACGCCGGGCGAAAGTCGTGAACGCGGAAGGTGAATTTCAAGCTGCCGAAAAAATGGTGCAGGCCGCCGCGCTGATCGCCAAGGAACCGATTGCCCTGCAATTGCGCTATCTCCAAACCATGCGTGAAATGGCCAGCGAACACAACACCACGACGTTTCTGCCGCTGCCGATTGATTTGTTCTCGGCGTTTTTGAAAAAGTAATTTGATCCTGTGGCGTCGAGTGTCGAAGAGCTGTGGCGCTGGGAAGGCAAATCCCTCGCTCGCTCTTAATATCAGGCGGGCTTTCGTGTCATTACTCTCGCTCTTGGTGGTGCCTGGACTCAGCAAAGACGGGCAAAGTCACTGAAGAGAGATGGGTGCGCTATTTTGACAAATCCTTCAGCACGAGCGAAGTGACCGCCATTGAGAGTCTGGCGTCCGAGCATGGCGATTCCTTTTAAAGGTCCGCCCGGAGCTGGATTCTGCTTCTAACCGACCGGGCAAAACCCACTCAACGCGACTGGTAGTTTGTCCTTCCCATTTTTACACCAATCGCTAAATTCACCGGCAAGTAAACCCATCCAGCGCAGGTAGTTCGTTGGTTGGTGGCTGGAGGGTGAAATGACATGCAAACAAATTGGTTAACGGTTGAAGGCATCGGCAGTGGGATTGTCTGGAGGATCACACCGCCCGAAAGGGGATGTTGTTGACCATGCCAGCCCCAGCGAGAGGGGCGGGTGCCACTTCATTTCTGGTGGCGCTGGATGCCTGGCTGGAAAGCTCGTGCAAGGTGAGGAATTCATTGTATAATCTGATCGTAGAAACTCGATTTGAATGAGCACTGCAAAACCCAAACTAAGAGTCATGGTTTCCTCGACGGTTTACGGAATTGAGGAACTGCTGGATCGTGTTTACACGCTGCTGACTGCTTATGGCTATGAAGTGTGGATGTCGCATAAAGGAACTGTTCCGGTGCGCTCCGACCGAACCGCCTTTGAAAACTGCCTCGCTGCGGTGGAGAAATGCGATCTCTTTCTGGGAATCATAACGACGCACTACGGCAGCGGCCAGAATCCCGATAATCCCGCCGAGCCATCCATTACCCATCAAGAAATCCAGAAAGCCGTCGCGTTGAAAAAACCGCGTTGGTTGCTTGCCCATGACCATGTCGTCTTTGCCCGGCTGTTGTTGAACAACCTCGGCTTCAAAGGCAAGGCCGCTCGGAAGACTCTTAAACTCAAAAAAACTCCTATCCTGAACGATCTTCGGGTGCTTGACCTCTACGAAGACGCCACAATTGATATTCCCGACGTGTCACTCGACGAACGCGATGGAAATTGGGTTCAAAAATTCCGTTCCACCGAGGATGGATCATTGTTCGCCACCGCCCAGTTCTTCCGCTATCAGGAAGTGGAGCAATTCATTAAGGAAAATTTTGCAGATGGTTCACCGCTGCCAAACAACGGAGGTGAAAAATGAATCCTGCCCAAATCTCAAAACTGCTTTCCTTGGGTGAAGGCCAGCGAGTTGAATTCAAATCCAGTGTCAAGCATGTTGAGGCGCTTGGCCGAGTCATCTGCGGCCTGCTCAATACCTCCGGCGGTTATCTCATCTGCGGCGTGAAAGACCAAGGTTCGGTGCTCGGCGTAGATGTGTCTGCCGACGCCGTCGCTGCTTTGGAAAAACAGCTTTACGAGGGCATTGCTCCCAAAACCCTCGTCGAAATGGAGCTTGCGACACTCGAGGGCAAGCCGATAATCGTTTTTGAGGTTCCTGCGGGCAAGGATGTGCCGTATGCGTTCCGCAATACGATCTACATTCGCTCTGGCGATACCACCCAACCGGCCGACCCGGAGACCATTCGCGACATGGTCCTGCGCCGTCAGACCGAGCCGGAACGTTGGGAGCGGCGGTTCTCCTTTGCCGACATCGAAGCCGACGTGGATTTGGATCAGGTTCGCGCCGTCGTGGCCGACGCACAGAAAGTTCGCCGGGCATTCTTCCGCAATGCCGGGAATCCACAGATGGTGCTGGAAGATTTTTCCGCTGCCAAATACGGTCGTTTAACCAATGGCGGCGATGTCCTCTTCGCCCGCAATCCGGCCACGCGGATGCCGCAGATCCGTGTTCGAGCCATGCGCTACAATTCCGACAAGGCTGGCGACACCTACCGCGACATGAAATCATTTGAAGGTCCACTGCACGCCATTTTCGAGGATGCCTACGCCTTCATTGTACGCAACACGCCGACGGCAGCCCGATTTACCAAAGGCCAGCCAAAACGGGATGATTCGCCACTCTACCCGGAGGACGCCGTCCGCGAGGCCCTCATCAATGCCCTCGCCCATCGCGATTACAGTTCATCGTCGGGCGGCGTCAGTATTCATATTTTCCCGCACCGACTCGAAATTTGGAATTCCGGCAGTTTGCCCGATGGCGTTACGGTTGAAAAATTGAAGCAAGGCCAAATCTCCGTCCTGCGTAATCCCGACGTCTCCCATGTTCTGTATCTTCGCGGCCTTATGGAAAAGGCCGGTCGTGGCAGTGTGCTTATGATCCAGCAATGCCGCGAAAACGGCCTTTCCGACCCGGAATGGAAGTCCGACGAGAAACTCGGAGTAACCGTCATTTTCCGCGCCCCGGAAGTCACCGGGGAAGTCACCGGGGAAGTCACCGGGGAAGTCACCGGGGAAGTCGCCGGGGAAGTCGCCGGGGAAGTTAAACGACTGCTCACCGTCGTGAAAGGGGAAATGAAGCGTCAGGAAATCCAGAACCAACTTGGCCTCAGGCATGAAGAGCATTTCCGGGATGCTTATCTCACGCCCGCGATTCAAGCGGGTCTAATTGAAATGACCCAACCCGACAAACCAAAAAGCAGCAAGCAACGTTATCGCTTAACGCCGCTGGGAGAAGCCATCAGCGCCAAGATCGCGGGATTATCCGACGAAATAATACCATGAACCGTCAATTATTCATAACGTCTCTCTTTCTCCTCTCGCTCGTCGCCACCCTGTCGTCCGCCCTCGCCGCCGATCAGCCTGCGGTGGGGCTTTGGACCTTCGAGAACACCCTCGCTGACCGCTCCGGTCGCGGCAACGATGCCTTCGCCGCCGCACCGGTGTTCGTCCCTGGCCACGCCGGCCAGGGCCTCCAATGCAGCAACGTCCCCACCGTCATCCCGGACTCCCCCGAACTCCGCCCCGCGCCCGGCCTCAAGATTGACTGCTGGGTCAAGCCCACTGAACTGGGGCCCAGCTACCAGCCCATCCTGATCAAGGACCGCGCCTACCAGCTCCGCATTGAATCCCCCAAGGAAGGCGCCCAGTTCACCTTCTTCCTCCACCTCAATGGCTGGGAACCCCGCGTCCACTCCAAAGCGGCCGCGAAAGTCGGCCAGTGGTATCACCTCGTCGCCGCCTGGGACGGCAGGGAAATCTCCCTGGAAGTGAACGGCGACCGCACGACCACCCCGCGCGTCGGCACCCCCACTCCCTCGCGTGAGCCCGTCGAACTCGGTCACTTCCACGGCGTGCTCGATGAACTCCGCATCGAAAACCCTGCCGCCCAATCTTCCGGTGTCGCCCAGTGGCTCTTCGAGGGCAATCTCCGCGACTCCACCACCAATGGCAATCATCTTTCCGGCGAAGGTGCCAGTTTCGTGCCCGTTCCCGGCGGCCAGGCCCTGAAGTCCACCCGCAGTGTCCAGGTCCCCAGCAACCCCAGCCTCCAGCTTGCCCCCGGCTTCCGCATTGATTGCTCCGTCTTTTTTGACCAGGTCCCCGCCGCCGGCGGCTACATCGTGATGAAGAATGGCGAATACCAGCTCCGCCTCGATTCGCAGAAGGAAGGCAGCACCTTCGCCTTTTTCGTTAATCTCAATGGCTGGGAGCCGCGGGAGCGCTCCGAGGAGCGCGTCGTTCCCGGTAAATGGTATCGCATCACTGCGGCCTGGGACGGCTTCAACGTCACACTCGACGTCAACGGTGAACGCAGCCGCCATTCTCGCCGTGGTCTGCCCAAGACCACGAGCAATCCGCTCATCGTCGGCGCTCTCGGCGGACTCCTCGACAATCTCAAGCTCGAAAATCCTCGCCTCCCCACGCTGCAAGTGGACCCCGCCAAACAGGAACACGCCATTCTGATCGCCGGCCGCCCGGAAAAGTTCACGACCACCCTCCGCAACATCGGCCCGGCCACCGATAAGGTTGCCGTCCAGTTCAAGCTTCCCACCGGCATTCGAAACCTGGGTTCCGCTACGCACGAGCTCGGCGCGTTACCTTCCGGGGCGGAGAAGACGATCGAGTGGACGATTCAGGCCGACACCCCCGTGGTTGGCGCTGCCGAAATTCAGGTCGCCGCGGCGGGCGCTTCGCTCATGACCGCGCGCCATCCGCTGGTTTTCTTCCCCACGGAAGACGGCCCGCCTCCCTCCGCCTCCGAGAAACTCCCCGCCACCACCGGCGACGGCAAGGCGACCACGTACTACATTGATAGCCTCGCCGGCAACAACGCCAACTCCGGCACCTCGCCCGATGCACCCTGGAAAGACTTCACCAACATCAATGGCCGCGTTCTCAATCCCGGCCAGCGCCTGCTGCTCAAGCGGGGCAGCGTCTTCAACCAGGAGCTTACCCTCTCCGCCCACGGCACCGCCGGCAACTGGACCGAAATCGGCGCCTACGGCGAAGGTGCCCGGCCCATCATCCGTCGCAACTGGGACATTGACGAGCGCTGCGTCCTCATCCGTAACCCCGACTTCCTCCGCATCCGTAGCCTCACCGTCTGCTACGCCGGCAAGGGCCTCATCGTCTCCTATAGCGAACCCAACCACGGCGGCCTGCTCGTCGAGGACTGCATCG
Above is a window of Verrucomicrobiota bacterium DNA encoding:
- a CDS encoding restriction endonuclease subunit S, which produces MSFPRYPKYKDSGVEWLGQVPEHWTVISIKWTSPVKRGASPRPIDDPKYFDDEGEFAWVRIADVSACDGVLKETTQRLSELGSSLSVKISPGELFISIAGTVGKPCLSAIKACIHDGFVYFPTLKIAPQFLYRIFEGGTCYGGLGKWGTQLNLNTDTIGSIRIALPPSDELMQILAFLDRETAKIDELVAEQKRLMELLTEKVKALVLSSFDMPDTKHQRFGSVAEVISRPVTQQDGEEYTRIGLYNRGRGLFHKDASEKDDMGDSDFFWVESGDLIISGQFAWEGAVALASEDDNGCVVSHRYPVLRGKPGVSITEYLFALLLTRHGDFLLNEHARGAAGRNRPLNISALLKERIPLPNLQIQQAVAKTVHHKKQLLVEISHQIDLLQERRTALISAAVTGQIDVRNH
- a CDS encoding Abi family protein gives rise to the protein MSKVFYVKPATTCLQQVALLRQRGMLIEDEAEAAFYLKHLNYYRLSAYWLPFEQTHATHTFRPGTSFQQVLALYVFDRELRLLTMDALERVEVSVRTQWASQIGHRHGPHGHLNPQLAYRSDHWQKNIALLTAEVERSDEIFIRHFTSKYQEQLPPVWAVCEVMSLGLLSRWYANLKPMPTRRAIASTYGLDERVFASWLHRLTLIRNVCAHHGRLWDRQFPLSVTLPQRPAALATQMQTGCKGIYNALLMLLHFMDQISPNHHWRRKLTELIETQNVYTSVMGAPPNWKSQPLWSLSSQSSTPTSCP
- a CDS encoding BRO family protein, producing MKNDLAIFEGHGIRRVYDDKTETWWFSVVDIIRVLTQQPDYKAAQNYWKVLKHRLNKEGSQLVTNCNQLKLPAADGKFYQTEVATAETLLRLVQSVPSPKAEPIKLWLAKAPEHSPLRQRRCVLQPSSGRYERLSWEIRAVPSQPQRGCVGLPVFGSGATTKAQPRWGWGALGLGLNLRLLCRFLHKFLATHTIRSHSVSNRTCQGYARKRILKPVGLFFVADTFGRTT
- a CDS encoding class I SAM-dependent DNA methyltransferase; the encoded protein is MSDPNLSSFIWSVADLLRGDYKQSEYGKVILPFTVLRRLDCVLEATKTAVLAELDKRTKAGVNPEPFLLRKAGQLFYNTSSLDLKKLMGDQDHIGENLRAYLQAFSPAVRDIFECFEFHTQIDKLAKAGLLYLVTEKFANIDLHPDTVSNAQMGAVFEELIRKFAELSNETAGEHFTPRDAIRLMVNLLFIEDDDALTKPGVVRSVYDPTAGTGGMLSVSDEHLSSLNPQARLVMYGQELNPESYAICKADMLIKGQDIANIILGNTLSADGLLGKFFDYMLSNPPFGVEWKKIEDAIRKEYAQMGFNGRFGPGLPRVSDGSLLFLLHLISKMRPATDGGSRFGIVLNGSPLFTGGAGSGESEIRRYVLENDLVEAIIALPTDMFYNTGISTYIWIVSNRKSAERKGKVQLIDASNFWQKMRKSLGSKRKELSPEHIEEITRIFGNFKKVTKDGVPISRIFKNEDFGYRTITVERPERDAKGKIVLSIKGKAKGKPMPDASLRDTENVPLSEDVETYFKREVLPHAPDAWIDHEKTQVGYEIPLNRHFYVFQPPRPLNVIDAELKACTDRILTMIGGLTK
- a CDS encoding nodulation protein NfeD, producing the protein MKRAAVIAVVACLVAAASVCTAAQVGVIHIQGPIGPATASYIARALDVSGGRNDACLVIALDTPGGLLESTKEIVQTFYSSRVPTVVYVSPEAATAGSAGVFITMAANIAAMAPHSSIGAAHPVALGGLSGGSEEKMDDVMRKKMENYASSFIESIADKRKRNVGWAKSAVMESAAITAEKALELKVIDFIATDLPDLLRQMDGLAIGKASLVTAGASTVEIPMSVREKVFQRIWRPEVMFALMLVVMYGIIGELSSPGAVLPGVAGLIALIVLLYMSSILPMNLAGLTLIGLAVALFIIDVFAPTHGVLTGGGIVAFFLGSLMLFNHTAPGFKLSLAYIIPATLLTAAFFVFIVGAGLRAQFRPALTGQETMLGRTVNALSQIDSQGGKVFIEGELWNAVSDDVIAKGQPVEIAGIEGLTLKVKPKTG